One genomic region from Bacillus sp. SLBN-46 encodes:
- a CDS encoding fumarylacetoacetate hydrolase family protein: MRVIRYENEKGIPVLAALTEQSEVYNLSYKDFMEVVEYAQNTNQTPLSLLQEVIKEEQPEMLKVEELTLLAPIEAPEVWAAGVTYERSKEARNYEATAGKLDATTFYDKVYDAERPELFMKSTAARLVGPNTEVYIRSDSTWQIPEPELGLVINKNGDILAYTIGNDMSSRDIEGENPLYLPQAKIWKHSCSIGPALLLADAVQDPYQLDIHCRIFRNGQKVVEGFANTNQLKRKYEELVSYLLRDNEIFDGTVLLTGTCIVPPNEFTLLDGDLIEIEIPGIGVLSNPVKAPVNKHAALY, from the coding sequence ATGCGGGTTATTCGATACGAAAATGAAAAAGGCATCCCAGTGTTGGCCGCTTTAACGGAGCAATCGGAGGTTTACAACCTTTCTTATAAGGACTTTATGGAGGTAGTGGAGTACGCTCAAAATACGAATCAAACCCCGTTGTCTCTTCTTCAAGAAGTGATAAAAGAGGAACAGCCTGAAATGCTGAAAGTTGAGGAACTCACTTTACTGGCGCCTATCGAAGCTCCTGAAGTTTGGGCAGCAGGTGTCACCTATGAAAGAAGTAAAGAAGCTCGTAATTATGAAGCAACAGCTGGAAAATTGGATGCCACTACTTTTTATGACAAGGTTTATGACGCAGAACGCCCAGAACTTTTTATGAAATCTACCGCTGCTAGATTAGTAGGTCCTAATACTGAAGTATATATACGTAGTGATTCGACTTGGCAAATCCCTGAGCCAGAGCTTGGACTGGTCATTAATAAAAATGGAGATATCCTAGCCTATACGATTGGAAATGATATGAGTTCCCGGGATATCGAGGGTGAAAACCCACTATATCTTCCTCAGGCAAAGATTTGGAAGCATTCTTGCTCCATTGGGCCCGCCCTTCTTCTTGCAGATGCAGTTCAAGATCCGTACCAACTTGATATTCATTGTAGAATTTTTCGAAACGGACAAAAAGTTGTGGAAGGTTTCGCCAATACGAATCAATTAAAAAGAAAGTATGAGGAATTAGTTTCTTATCTTTTAAGGGATAATGAGATTTTTGATGGAACCGTGCTATTAACAGGAACTTGTATTGTTCCTCCGAATGAATTTACTTTGCTGGATGGCGATTTAATCGAAATTGAAATTCCCGGAATTGGCGTGCTAAGTAACCCGGTGAAAGCACCGGTAAATAAACATGCTGCTCTTTACTAA